A stretch of Triticum aestivum cultivar Chinese Spring chromosome 1D, IWGSC CS RefSeq v2.1, whole genome shotgun sequence DNA encodes these proteins:
- the LOC123169669 gene encoding uncharacterized protein, producing MARTAVGRRRRPQASRCDDRISGVPDDLLLSVLRRLDIRTALGTAALSRRWARLNRFREDAEFDQDLNTGPGTGERNFGGLLEVLKGSEGASNHQEWLSWDKLHAASRDSEPGSPLSTPNKLALNAGMFSPSSVLQLTWFPQSATAPPLMARRALGIFELFTT from the exons ATGGCCAGGACCGCGGTGGGTCGCCGCCGTCGGCCGCAGGCGTCCCGCTGCGACGACCGGATCAGCGGCGTCCCCGACGATCTCCTCCTTTCGGTCCTGCGCCGCCTCGACATCCGGACGGCGCTCGGCACCGCGGCCCTCTCCAGGCGCTGGGCCCGCCTCAACC GTTTTAGGGAAGATGCTGAGTTTGACCAAGATCTCAACACTGGTCCCGGAACAGGAGAAAGAAACTTTGGGGGGCTTCTTGAGGTACTTAAAGGAAGTGAAGGCGCCTCTAACCATCAAGAGTGGCTGAGCTGGGACAAGTTACACGCCGCGAGCAGGGATTCAGAGCCGGGATCACCCTTATCCACTCCAAACAAGCTTGCTCTGAATGCTGGGATGTTCAGCCCTTCATCAGTGCTTCAGCTGACGTGGTTCCCACAATCAGCTACAGCCCCTCCTCTGATGGCCAGGAGGGCTCTCGGCATCTTCGAGTTATTCACCACCTGA